The following are encoded in a window of Perca fluviatilis chromosome 21, GENO_Pfluv_1.0, whole genome shotgun sequence genomic DNA:
- the rnf157 gene encoding E3 ubiquitin ligase RNF157 isoform X7 — translation MGALTSRQNIGVEEVDIPSSSVYRYPPKSGSYFASHFIMGGEKFDSTHPEGYLFGENTDLNFLGTRPVAFPYAAPPPQEPVKTLRSLINIRKDTLRLVRCSEDLKLPGDEAAGKNRACYNVEFTFDADTQVAITIYYQAIEEFHNGVPVYLPQDSSLQSETVHFKRGVCQQFCLPSHTVNLSEWADEELLFDMDKEVFPMVVQAVVDEGDEHLGHSHILLATFEKHMDGSYCVKPLKQKQVVDGVSYLLQEIYGIENKYNSQESKLADDEISDNSAECVVCLSDVRDTLILPCRHLCLCNACADTLRYQANCCPICRLPFRALLQIRAMRKKLSPLSPTSFNPVITSQTSDSEEHSASEHIPPGYEVVSLLEALNGPLNSSVVNPPPLHSGPSHVSGTLPPYSSEPHPALARSLSPLDHSNSSQGLKLKKSGSKSLSQNSSVLPEEEDEKSCSESEACRHKLAVDQQESRVTPDSENLTLSSSGAIDQSSCTGTPLSSTITSPEDPVSSSLVQSVMSMASSHSQHSHISTDTMSSMSGSYLAGAEGEPGNDEGRDAEGEENQDAPMESRGPLQQHVEPKEQNYSVAVEEQDSEGNDVTEEDCSSPSNGKDEESCPVHIED, via the exons ATGGGCGCTTTAACAAGCAGACAGAACATAGGCGTGGAAGAAGTGGACATTCCGTCCAGTTCGGTGTACCGTTATCCACCAAAATCCG GGAGTTACTTCGCCAGCCATTTCATCATGGGTGGAGAGAAGTTTGACTCCACCCATCCGGAGGGTTACCTGTTTGGGGAGAACACAGACCTTAACTTCCTGGGGACCAGACCAGTGGCG ttCCCGTATGCAGCCCCTCCACCTCAGGAACCAGTGAAGACTTTACGAAGCCTTATAAACATCCGTAAGGACACACTGCGGCTCGTACG GTGCAGTGAGGACCTGAAACTGCCGGGTGACGAGGCGGCGGGGAAGAACAGGGCCTGCTACAACGTAGAGTTCACCTTCGACGCTGACACACAGGTGGCCATAACCATCTACTACCAGGCCATAGAGGAGTTTCACAATGGAGTGCCAGT CTACCTGCCACAGGACAGCTCTCTGCAGTCTGAGACGGTGCACTTCAAGAGGGGAGTGTGCCAGCAGTTCTGTCTGCCCTCACACACTGTAAACCTCAGCGAGTGGGCTGACGAGGAG CTGCTGTTTGATATGGACAAAGAGGTTTTCCCCATGGTGGTGCAGGCCGTTGTAGATGAGGGGGACG AACATTTGGGCCACTCTCACATACTGCTGGCTACATTTGAAAAG CACATGGACGGGAGCTACTGTGTGAAGCCTCTGAAGCAGAAACAAGTG GTGGATGGGGTGAGTTATCTACTGCAGGAGATCTACGGGATAGAGAACAAATACAACAGCCAAGAATCAAAG CTGGCTGACGATGAGATCAGTGACAACAGTGctgagtgtgtggtgtgtttgtcaGATGTGCGAGACACACTCATCCTGCCGTGCAGACACCTGTGTCTCTGCAACGCCTGCGCAGACACTCTGCGCTACCAGGCCAACTGCTGCCCCATCTGCAGACTGC cattCAGAGCTCTGCTGCAGATACGAGCCATGAGGAAGAAACTCAGTCCTCTGTCACCTACCAGCTTCAACCCCGTCATCACCTCACAGACTTCTGACTCGGAGGAACACTCG GCGTCTGAGCACATCCCTCCAGGCTATGAGGTGGTGTCTCTCCTGGAGGCGTTGAACGGCCCCCTCAACTCCTCCGTGGTgaatcctcctcctctccactcGGGTCCCAGCCACGTCTCGGGAACGCTGCCCCCATACAGCAGTGAGCCTCACCCGGCACTGGCCCGCTCCCTCTCCCCTCTAGACCACTCCAACTCTAGTCAGGGACTCAAACTCAAAAAGAGTGGTTCAAA gtCACTTTCCCAGAATTCCTCGGTGCTTcctgaggaggaggatgagaagTCTTGCAGTGAATCGGAGGCCTGTCGCCACAAACTCGCCGTGGACCagcaggag AGCCGAGTGACTCCAGACAGCGAGAACCTGACTCTCTCCTCGTCTGGAGCCATCGACCAGTCGTCCTGCACGGGAACGCCGCTCTCCTCCACCATCACCTCCCCTGAAG aCCCAGTGAGCAGCAGCCTGGTCCAGTCAGTGATGTCCATGGCCTCGTCCCACTCCCAGCACTCCCACATCAGCACTGACACCATGTCCTCCATGTCAGGGTCCTACCTGGCCGGGGCCGAAGGCGAGCCCGGGAATGACGAGGGTAGAGACGCTGAGGGCGAGGAGAACCAGGACGCCCCCATGGAGAGCCGAGGGCCATTGCAGCAGCACGTG GAGCCAAAGGAACAAAACTACTCAGTGGCTGTAGAGGAGCAGGACTCAGAG GGAAACGATGTCACTGAAGAGGACTGCTCCTCCCCGTCTAATGGGAAAG
- the rnf157 gene encoding E3 ubiquitin ligase RNF157 isoform X6, whose amino-acid sequence MGALTSRQNIGVEEVDIPSSSVYRYPPKSGSYFASHFIMGGEKFDSTHPEGYLFGENTDLNFLGTRPVAFPYAAPPPQEPVKTLRSLINIRKDTLRLVRCSEDLKLPGDEAAGKNRACYNVEFTFDADTQVAITIYYQAIEEFHNGVPVYLPQDSSLQSETVHFKRGVCQQFCLPSHTVNLSEWADEELLFDMDKEVFPMVVQAVVDEGDEHLGHSHILLATFEKHMDGSYCVKPLKQKQVVDGVSYLLQEIYGIENKYNSQESKLADDEISDNSAECVVCLSDVRDTLILPCRHLCLCNACADTLRYQANCCPICRLPFRALLQIRAMRKKLSPLSPTSFNPVITSQTSDSEEHSASEHIPPGYEVVSLLEALNGPLNSSVVNPPPLHSGPSHVSGTLPPYSSEPHPALARSLSPLDHSNSSQGLKLKKSGSKSLSQNSSVLPEEEDEKSCSESEACRHKLAVDQQESRVTPDSENLTLSSSGAIDQSSCTGTPLSSTITSPEDPVSSSLVQSVMSMASSHSQHSHISTDTMSSMSGSYLAGAEGEPGNDEGRDAEGEENQDAPMESRGPLQQHVFSQEPKEQNYSVAVEEQDSEGNDVTEEDCSSPSNGKDEESCPVHIED is encoded by the exons ATGGGCGCTTTAACAAGCAGACAGAACATAGGCGTGGAAGAAGTGGACATTCCGTCCAGTTCGGTGTACCGTTATCCACCAAAATCCG GGAGTTACTTCGCCAGCCATTTCATCATGGGTGGAGAGAAGTTTGACTCCACCCATCCGGAGGGTTACCTGTTTGGGGAGAACACAGACCTTAACTTCCTGGGGACCAGACCAGTGGCG ttCCCGTATGCAGCCCCTCCACCTCAGGAACCAGTGAAGACTTTACGAAGCCTTATAAACATCCGTAAGGACACACTGCGGCTCGTACG GTGCAGTGAGGACCTGAAACTGCCGGGTGACGAGGCGGCGGGGAAGAACAGGGCCTGCTACAACGTAGAGTTCACCTTCGACGCTGACACACAGGTGGCCATAACCATCTACTACCAGGCCATAGAGGAGTTTCACAATGGAGTGCCAGT CTACCTGCCACAGGACAGCTCTCTGCAGTCTGAGACGGTGCACTTCAAGAGGGGAGTGTGCCAGCAGTTCTGTCTGCCCTCACACACTGTAAACCTCAGCGAGTGGGCTGACGAGGAG CTGCTGTTTGATATGGACAAAGAGGTTTTCCCCATGGTGGTGCAGGCCGTTGTAGATGAGGGGGACG AACATTTGGGCCACTCTCACATACTGCTGGCTACATTTGAAAAG CACATGGACGGGAGCTACTGTGTGAAGCCTCTGAAGCAGAAACAAGTG GTGGATGGGGTGAGTTATCTACTGCAGGAGATCTACGGGATAGAGAACAAATACAACAGCCAAGAATCAAAG CTGGCTGACGATGAGATCAGTGACAACAGTGctgagtgtgtggtgtgtttgtcaGATGTGCGAGACACACTCATCCTGCCGTGCAGACACCTGTGTCTCTGCAACGCCTGCGCAGACACTCTGCGCTACCAGGCCAACTGCTGCCCCATCTGCAGACTGC cattCAGAGCTCTGCTGCAGATACGAGCCATGAGGAAGAAACTCAGTCCTCTGTCACCTACCAGCTTCAACCCCGTCATCACCTCACAGACTTCTGACTCGGAGGAACACTCG GCGTCTGAGCACATCCCTCCAGGCTATGAGGTGGTGTCTCTCCTGGAGGCGTTGAACGGCCCCCTCAACTCCTCCGTGGTgaatcctcctcctctccactcGGGTCCCAGCCACGTCTCGGGAACGCTGCCCCCATACAGCAGTGAGCCTCACCCGGCACTGGCCCGCTCCCTCTCCCCTCTAGACCACTCCAACTCTAGTCAGGGACTCAAACTCAAAAAGAGTGGTTCAAA gtCACTTTCCCAGAATTCCTCGGTGCTTcctgaggaggaggatgagaagTCTTGCAGTGAATCGGAGGCCTGTCGCCACAAACTCGCCGTGGACCagcaggag AGCCGAGTGACTCCAGACAGCGAGAACCTGACTCTCTCCTCGTCTGGAGCCATCGACCAGTCGTCCTGCACGGGAACGCCGCTCTCCTCCACCATCACCTCCCCTGAAG aCCCAGTGAGCAGCAGCCTGGTCCAGTCAGTGATGTCCATGGCCTCGTCCCACTCCCAGCACTCCCACATCAGCACTGACACCATGTCCTCCATGTCAGGGTCCTACCTGGCCGGGGCCGAAGGCGAGCCCGGGAATGACGAGGGTAGAGACGCTGAGGGCGAGGAGAACCAGGACGCCCCCATGGAGAGCCGAGGGCCATTGCAGCAGCACGTG TTTTCCCAGGAGCCAAAGGAACAAAACTACTCAGTGGCTGTAGAGGAGCAGGACTCAGAG GGAAACGATGTCACTGAAGAGGACTGCTCCTCCCCGTCTAATGGGAAAG
- the rnf157 gene encoding E3 ubiquitin ligase RNF157 isoform X5, translated as MGALTSRQNIGVEEVDIPSSSVYRYPPKSGSYFASHFIMGGEKFDSTHPEGYLFGENTDLNFLGTRPVAFPYAAPPPQEPVKTLRSLINIRKDTLRLVRCSEDLKLPGDEAAGKNRACYNVEFTFDADTQVAITIYYQAIEEFHNGVPVYLPQDSSLQSETVHFKRGVCQQFCLPSHTVNLSEWADEELLFDMDKEVFPMVVQAVVDEGDEHLGHSHILLATFEKHMDGSYCVKPLKQKQVVDGVSYLLQEIYGIENKYNSQESKLADDEISDNSAECVVCLSDVRDTLILPCRHLCLCNACADTLRYQANCCPICRLPFRALLQIRAMRKKLSPLSPTSFNPVITSQTSDSEEHSASEHIPPGYEVVSLLEALNGPLNSSVVNPPPLHSGPSHVSGTLPPYSSEPHPALARSLSPLDHSNSSQGLKLKKSGSKSLSQNSSVLPEEEDEKSCSESEACRHKLAVDQQESRVTPDSENLTLSSSGAIDQSSCTGTPLSSTITSPEDPVSSSLVQSVMSMASSHSQHSHISTDTMSSMSGSYLAGAEGEPGNDEGRDAEGEENQDAPMESRGPLQQHVFSQEPKEQNYSVAVEEQDSEGNDVTEEDCSSPSNGKGGRSRCPELANNNQGVALCDTPSLGLDNEQAPDSRFADEESCPVHIED; from the exons ATGGGCGCTTTAACAAGCAGACAGAACATAGGCGTGGAAGAAGTGGACATTCCGTCCAGTTCGGTGTACCGTTATCCACCAAAATCCG GGAGTTACTTCGCCAGCCATTTCATCATGGGTGGAGAGAAGTTTGACTCCACCCATCCGGAGGGTTACCTGTTTGGGGAGAACACAGACCTTAACTTCCTGGGGACCAGACCAGTGGCG ttCCCGTATGCAGCCCCTCCACCTCAGGAACCAGTGAAGACTTTACGAAGCCTTATAAACATCCGTAAGGACACACTGCGGCTCGTACG GTGCAGTGAGGACCTGAAACTGCCGGGTGACGAGGCGGCGGGGAAGAACAGGGCCTGCTACAACGTAGAGTTCACCTTCGACGCTGACACACAGGTGGCCATAACCATCTACTACCAGGCCATAGAGGAGTTTCACAATGGAGTGCCAGT CTACCTGCCACAGGACAGCTCTCTGCAGTCTGAGACGGTGCACTTCAAGAGGGGAGTGTGCCAGCAGTTCTGTCTGCCCTCACACACTGTAAACCTCAGCGAGTGGGCTGACGAGGAG CTGCTGTTTGATATGGACAAAGAGGTTTTCCCCATGGTGGTGCAGGCCGTTGTAGATGAGGGGGACG AACATTTGGGCCACTCTCACATACTGCTGGCTACATTTGAAAAG CACATGGACGGGAGCTACTGTGTGAAGCCTCTGAAGCAGAAACAAGTG GTGGATGGGGTGAGTTATCTACTGCAGGAGATCTACGGGATAGAGAACAAATACAACAGCCAAGAATCAAAG CTGGCTGACGATGAGATCAGTGACAACAGTGctgagtgtgtggtgtgtttgtcaGATGTGCGAGACACACTCATCCTGCCGTGCAGACACCTGTGTCTCTGCAACGCCTGCGCAGACACTCTGCGCTACCAGGCCAACTGCTGCCCCATCTGCAGACTGC cattCAGAGCTCTGCTGCAGATACGAGCCATGAGGAAGAAACTCAGTCCTCTGTCACCTACCAGCTTCAACCCCGTCATCACCTCACAGACTTCTGACTCGGAGGAACACTCG GCGTCTGAGCACATCCCTCCAGGCTATGAGGTGGTGTCTCTCCTGGAGGCGTTGAACGGCCCCCTCAACTCCTCCGTGGTgaatcctcctcctctccactcGGGTCCCAGCCACGTCTCGGGAACGCTGCCCCCATACAGCAGTGAGCCTCACCCGGCACTGGCCCGCTCCCTCTCCCCTCTAGACCACTCCAACTCTAGTCAGGGACTCAAACTCAAAAAGAGTGGTTCAAA gtCACTTTCCCAGAATTCCTCGGTGCTTcctgaggaggaggatgagaagTCTTGCAGTGAATCGGAGGCCTGTCGCCACAAACTCGCCGTGGACCagcaggag AGCCGAGTGACTCCAGACAGCGAGAACCTGACTCTCTCCTCGTCTGGAGCCATCGACCAGTCGTCCTGCACGGGAACGCCGCTCTCCTCCACCATCACCTCCCCTGAAG aCCCAGTGAGCAGCAGCCTGGTCCAGTCAGTGATGTCCATGGCCTCGTCCCACTCCCAGCACTCCCACATCAGCACTGACACCATGTCCTCCATGTCAGGGTCCTACCTGGCCGGGGCCGAAGGCGAGCCCGGGAATGACGAGGGTAGAGACGCTGAGGGCGAGGAGAACCAGGACGCCCCCATGGAGAGCCGAGGGCCATTGCAGCAGCACGTG TTTTCCCAGGAGCCAAAGGAACAAAACTACTCAGTGGCTGTAGAGGAGCAGGACTCAGAG GGAAACGATGTCACTGAAGAGGACTGCTCCTCCCCGTCTAATGGGAAAG